From one Macrobrachium nipponense isolate FS-2020 chromosome 37, ASM1510439v2, whole genome shotgun sequence genomic stretch:
- the LOC135208971 gene encoding uncharacterized protein LOC135208971 isoform X2, producing MVANLRSTRLVSVGLLVAVDFVRCDAPVRWQHQAEPRAMGCNQRLQTDISIRTNRTLAAIDIFKENFSWHKFHMGWDNASVIMDASRDNDFLLLCDESDECSRVLPVVPLSPYSVPTNESHARQLMAEILEYSQQYAIGLETLFLDQSLHADSFLPHVNEIHGELELLVSGIIWGLKLCRVPVRETTLRDLMEKSYEGASRTLRDERAFRTVRQCQLGLHYIRHFFSLNEAHPLLR from the exons ATGG TAGCAAATTTGCGAAGCACGCGCTTGGTGAGTGTGGGGCTGTTGGTTGCTGTGGATTTCGTCCGTTGCGACGCTCCCGTCAGATGGCAGCACCAGGCTGAGCCTCGAGCGATGGGCTGCAACCAACGGCTCCAAACTGATATTTCTATACGAACAAATCGCACCTTAGCTGCTATAGATATCTTCAAGGAAAACTTT TCTTGGCACAAGTTCCATATGGGATGGGATAATGCCAGTGTCATCATGGACGCCAGTCGAGATAATGACTTCCTCCTGCTGTGCGATGAATCAGACGAGTGCTCTCGTGTCCTGCCCGTGGTTCCACTTTCTCCTTACAGCGTCCCTACAAATGAGTCTCACGCGAGGCAGCTGATGGCTGAAATCTTGGAGTACTCACAGCAGTACGCCATCGGCCTGGAGACCCTGTTTCTCGATCAGTCTCTTCACGCGGACTCATTCCTGCCTCACGTGAATGAAATCCACGGCGAGCTGGAGCTCCTCGTCAGCGGCATCATCTGGGGACTGAAACTGTGCCGGGTGCCTGTGCGGGAAACTACCCTCAGAGATCTGATGGAGAAATCCTACGAAGGGGCCAGCAGGACACTCAGGGATGAGAGGGCTTTTAGGACAGTCAGACAGTGCCAGTTGGGGCTTCATTacatcagacattttttctcaCTGAATGAAGCCCATCCGCTGCTGAGATGA
- the LOC135208971 gene encoding uncharacterized protein LOC135208971 isoform X1, translating to MANLRSTRLVSVGLLVAVDFVRCDAPVRWQHQAEPRAMGCNQRLQTDISIRTNRTLAAIDIFKENFSWHKFHMGWDNASVIMDASRDNDFLLLCDESDECSRVLPVVPLSPYSVPTNESHARQLMAEILEYSQQYAIGLETLFLDQSLHADSFLPHVNEIHGELELLVSGIIWGLKLCRVPVRETTLRDLMEKSYEGASRTLRDERAFRTVRQCQLGLHYIRHFFSLNEAHPLLR from the exons ATGG CAAATTTGCGAAGCACGCGCTTGGTGAGTGTGGGGCTGTTGGTTGCTGTGGATTTCGTCCGTTGCGACGCTCCCGTCAGATGGCAGCACCAGGCTGAGCCTCGAGCGATGGGCTGCAACCAACGGCTCCAAACTGATATTTCTATACGAACAAATCGCACCTTAGCTGCTATAGATATCTTCAAGGAAAACTTT TCTTGGCACAAGTTCCATATGGGATGGGATAATGCCAGTGTCATCATGGACGCCAGTCGAGATAATGACTTCCTCCTGCTGTGCGATGAATCAGACGAGTGCTCTCGTGTCCTGCCCGTGGTTCCACTTTCTCCTTACAGCGTCCCTACAAATGAGTCTCACGCGAGGCAGCTGATGGCTGAAATCTTGGAGTACTCACAGCAGTACGCCATCGGCCTGGAGACCCTGTTTCTCGATCAGTCTCTTCACGCGGACTCATTCCTGCCTCACGTGAATGAAATCCACGGCGAGCTGGAGCTCCTCGTCAGCGGCATCATCTGGGGACTGAAACTGTGCCGGGTGCCTGTGCGGGAAACTACCCTCAGAGATCTGATGGAGAAATCCTACGAAGGGGCCAGCAGGACACTCAGGGATGAGAGGGCTTTTAGGACAGTCAGACAGTGCCAGTTGGGGCTTCATTacatcagacattttttctcaCTGAATGAAGCCCATCCGCTGCTGAGATGA